Proteins from one Triticum aestivum cultivar Chinese Spring chromosome 7A, IWGSC CS RefSeq v2.1, whole genome shotgun sequence genomic window:
- the LOC123149827 gene encoding PHD finger protein ALFIN-LIKE 3-like, whose protein sequence is MDASLDGSSSNPTPSRRRLTVPVHGRPSPTPLPAHPGEWRSRPAVSWTVENIYEDFSGRRSALVQALTTGKEPMCLYRYPDGSWELTLPEELVPPGLPVPTRGINRRRGYMNRSDYLTLVTYHSDSWLMGVTVFLSTCHAANQRIRLFDMVNEMRTVHDEFYLSYGLPWLSTFVRYNANRESSAPTQENVSNPDVDSITPAEENVPPSQDSMQVFSAPNKDSRKPAEDKQKDNEVTDFCGSCNAPYHANAFWIGCDECDQWFHGKCVNVTASEAEHIKEYKCPDCIREVIGE, encoded by the exons ATGGACGCATCTCTCGACGGCTCCTCCTCCAACCCCACTCCCTCCAGGCGTCGTCTCACCGTTCCCGTTCATGGGCGGCCTTCACCAACCCCGCTGCCGGCACACCCTGGTGAATGGCGGTCCCGCCCGGCCGTCTCATGGACCGTGGAGAACATCTATGAGGACTTCTCTGGCCGCCGCAGCGCGCTTGTCCAAGCCCTCACCACAG GTAAAGAGCCAATGTGCTTGTACAGGTACCCGGACGGTAGTTGGGAGTTGACGCTGCCGGAGGAGCTGGTGCCGCCAGGCCTGCCGGTGCCGACACGAGGCATCAACCGCCGGCGAGGTTATATGAACCGTTCTGACTACCTGACACTCGTCACCTACCACTCCGACTCGTGGCTCATGGGCGTCACCGTTTTCTTGTCCACTTGTCACGCCGCCAACCAAAG GATACGTTTATTTGATATGGTAAACGAGATGCGAACAGTCCATGACGAATTCTATCTCTCTTATGGTCTTCCTTGGCTATCAACATTTGTGCGTTACAATGCAAACAGGGAGTCGAGCGCACCAACTCAAGAGAATGTGTCCAATCCAGACGTAGACTCTATCACACCTGCTGAAGAGAACGTGCCACCTTCTCAAGACTCGATGCAAGTTTTTTCTGCTCCAAACAAGGACTCTAGGAAGCCTGCTGAAGACAAACAAAAGGATAATGAAGTTACCGACTTTTGCGGATCTTGTAACGCTCCGTATCATGCCAATGCCTTTTGGATTGGTTGTGACGAATGTGACCAGTGGTTCCATGGCAAATGTGTGAACGTAACTGCCTCTGAAGCAGAACATATCAAAGAATACAAGTGTCCTGACTGCATCCGCGAGGTGATCGGAGAGTAG